DNA sequence from the Acidobacteriota bacterium genome:
GCCGAAGTGGAGCTCCACCCGGAGCGACTGGCCGCGGAAGGTGAGCCGAATGCGCCGTAGTCTTCGCCTGGCGGCGAAACTCGCTCTTCTCAGCGCCCTCGTCGGCCTCCTCATCGGGGGCTGTGGCCGGCAGCCGGTGGGGGACGCGGCACCGCAGGATCCCCCGCCGCCGGTGGAAGCGTCCACCTCCGTCGATCGCGCCGTCGCCACCACCGGCGACCTGCTGATGTACACCCTGGTCGTCGAACACGATCCGGAAATCGAAGTCGAGATCCCCGAAGCGGGGTCCGAGATCGCCGGCTTCCGGATCATCGAACTGGGTCGTGAGGATTCCCGCGGCGACCCCGTCGAGAGCAACGGCCGCATCACCGAGACCCGCTGGTACCAGTTGCGCGCCGATCTCGTCGGCTCCTATGTCCTGCCTTCGGTCACCGTGTCCTGGCAGCGGCGCGATTCGGACGAGACCGGTCGGGTCGAGACTTCGGAGATCTTCGTCGAGGTCGAGTCCGTCCTGCCGGCGGACGGCGAGGCGACGGACATCCGAGGCCTCAAACCGCTCCGCCGCATCGAATCGGGACCACCCTGGGAGTGGATCGCCGCCGGCGCCGGCGGCGCCCTGCTCCTCACCATCCTCGCCTTCTGGTGGTGGTACCGGCGACGCGAGGAGACGCCGGAACCCGCCATACCGCCCCACGAAGTGGCCTTCGCCGCCCTCGACGAGCTGCGCGGCGCCGACTTCTCGGACCCCGAGGCGGTGCGCCGTTTCGCCTTCCGCATCTCGGAAGTCATGCGCACCTACGTCGAAGGACGCTTCGGCCTCAACGCCACCGACCTGACCACCGAGGAGATCCTGCCCCGCCTTTCGGACCACCGCGAGTTGACCACCTCGGCCGCCGGCGATCCCGATGCCGCGCGGCCGCCGGGCGCCCAGCTCGCCACCTTCCTGCGGGCGACGGATCGGGTGAAATTCGCCGGCCATTCGCCGACGGAGCCGGAGATCCAGACGATCTACGAGGACGCCCTGTCCTTCGTCGAGCGCACCGTGCCGCCACCAGAACCGGCGGCGGGCGAAGAGCACGGCGCGACCACCGAGACGGCCGCCGACGGCGCCGAGGAGATCGCCGCCTGATGCTGCCCTCGCTCCTCTCGGACCTGCACTGGGCGGACCTCCGCTTCGCCTGGGTGCTGGCGCCGCTGTTCGTGCTCTGGGCGCTCCTCTGGCCGGGGTTGCTGCGCGCCGCCCTGCGCCGTTCGGGACTCCTCGGCCTGCGCCAGCGGGCCTCGGCGGCGGTGCGCTTTTCGAGCCTGCGGCACCTGGCGCCGCTGCGCCCGTCGCTCACCCTGCGGCTGCGCACGGCGGTGCGGGCGTTGCGCTTCGTCGTCGTCGCCCTGCTGCTGGTGGCGATGCTCCGGCCGCAAACCGGCCGCACCCTCACCCAGGTGTCGACGGAAGGGGTGGACATCGTCCTCGCCCTCGACGCCTCCGGGAGCATGCAGGCCCTCGACCTCGACGCCGACCGCGGCATCCGCCAGCGGCGCAATCGCCTGCAGGTCACCAAGGCGGTGGTGGAAGAATTCATCGAAAAGCGCCTCAACGACCAGATCGGCCTGGTGGTGTTCGGCGCCCAGGCCTTCACCCAGTGCCCGCTGACCCTCGACCACGGCATCGTCGCCACCTTCCTCGAACGCATCGACATCGGCATCGCCGGCGACGCCACGGCCATCGGCTCCGCCCTCGGCACCGCCGTCAAGCGGCTGGAGAACTCCGAAGCGAAATCCAAGGTGGTGGTGCTGTTGACGGACGGCCGCTCGAACGCGGGATCCATCTCGCCGCGCCAGGCGGCGGAAGCGGCCGCCGCCCTCGAGGTCAAGGTCTACACCATCGGCGCCGGCACCCGCGGCAAGGCACCCTTCCTAGTCGACACGCTGTTCGGCAAGCAGATCACCTACCAGGACGTCGAGATCGACGAAGAAATCCTCCAGGAGATCGCCGAAACTACCGGCGGCGAGTACTTCCGGGCGGAGGACTCGAGCGCCCTGTCGGCGATCTACGAGCGCATCGACGAGCTGGAAAAGACCGAGATCACCATGGAGTCCTACATGGAGTACAACGAGCGCTACCGCTGGTTCGTGCTGCCGGCGGTGGCTCTTTTGCTGCTCGAAGTGCTCCTCCTGGGCACCCGTTTCAGGAAGCTACCGTGAAGCCCCACCGCTTCCTCTTCGCGTTGTGGCTCTTGGCGGCCTTCACCGCTGGCTGCGGCGGCGAGGTCCGCATCGGCGATCCGCGCGCCCTTTGGCTGCTGTGGCTGGTGCCGGTGCTGCTGGTGTTCTTTGTCTACTCCTTCCGCACCAAGGCGCGGTTGCTGCGGCGCTTCGCCTCGCCGGACATGCTGGAGCAGCTGACCGCCGGCATCAGCCGGCCGCGGCAGATCCTCAAAGTGTTCCTGACCCTCCTCGGCCTGACGGCGGCGATCCTCTCCCTGGCGGAGCCCAGATTCGGCTTCACCTGGGAAGAGGTACAGCGGCGCGGAGTGGACGTGGTGGTCGCCCTCGACGTGTCCGATTCGATGCTGGTGGAAGACGCCGAGGCGAGCGGCAGTTTGAGCCGCCTGGAGCGCGCCAAGCGCGAGATCGTGGATCTCCTGCAGATCCTCGAAGGCGACCGCATCGGCCTGGTGGCCTTCGCCGGCACCGCCTTCCTGGAGTGCCCGCTGACCCTCGACTACAGCGCCGCCGAGGTGTTTCTGGGCGCCGTCGACACGGATTTGATCCCGGTCAAGGGCACCGCCTTGGGCGACGCTATCCGCACCTCCCTGGAGGCCTTCGAGGGCTCCGCCCAGGAGTCCAAGGCCATCCTGCTGATCACCGACGGTGAAGACCACGGCGGCGCCGCCCTGCGGGCCGCCGAAGAGGCGAAAACGGCGGGGGTGCGCATTTTCACCATCGGCATCGGGCGCGACGAGGGCTCGCCGATCCCCACGGCCGGCGGCGGCTTCCGGCGCGACCGCCGGGGCGACATCATCCTGAGCCGCCTGGACGAACCCACCCTACAGAAGATCGCCTTGACCACCGGCGGCCGCTACGTGCGTT
Encoded proteins:
- a CDS encoding VWA domain-containing protein, giving the protein MLPSLLSDLHWADLRFAWVLAPLFVLWALLWPGLLRAALRRSGLLGLRQRASAAVRFSSLRHLAPLRPSLTLRLRTAVRALRFVVVALLLVAMLRPQTGRTLTQVSTEGVDIVLALDASGSMQALDLDADRGIRQRRNRLQVTKAVVEEFIEKRLNDQIGLVVFGAQAFTQCPLTLDHGIVATFLERIDIGIAGDATAIGSALGTAVKRLENSEAKSKVVVLLTDGRSNAGSISPRQAAEAAAALEVKVYTIGAGTRGKAPFLVDTLFGKQITYQDVEIDEEILQEIAETTGGEYFRAEDSSALSAIYERIDELEKTEITMESYMEYNERYRWFVLPAVALLLLEVLLLGTRFRKLP
- a CDS encoding VWA domain-containing protein; translated protein: MKPHRFLFALWLLAAFTAGCGGEVRIGDPRALWLLWLVPVLLVFFVYSFRTKARLLRRFASPDMLEQLTAGISRPRQILKVFLTLLGLTAAILSLAEPRFGFTWEEVQRRGVDVVVALDVSDSMLVEDAEASGSLSRLERAKREIVDLLQILEGDRIGLVAFAGTAFLECPLTLDYSAAEVFLGAVDTDLIPVKGTALGDAIRTSLEAFEGSAQESKAILLITDGEDHGGAALRAAEEAKTAGVRIFTIGIGRDEGSPIPTAGGGFRRDRRGDIILSRLDEPTLQKIALTTGGRYVRSVTGDVDLEQIYFQGIKASLEAQELGSRRRQRWQERFQWLVGASVLLLMVEALIPERRRRRPANV